A window of the Aquarana catesbeiana isolate 2022-GZ linkage group LG05, ASM4218655v1, whole genome shotgun sequence genome harbors these coding sequences:
- the LOC141146203 gene encoding uncharacterized protein — translation MFHRIELRIIFILLLIMPTILAEKQKTAEDREADCMARMEKDIDALISKMKQKKEEQLKNNKNNPPKSSIQKTPDILGQVVLVTLLCHYQIQDRYLNMLLRRYYIFLLLQNLFYILYDIIDPDWSGVWEALVIRAPPTLTNADGWFQSLVAWLRSPYLPWVLLILLFLLIHYHTIFLLFWQWRANLTQLMEFWGQVRHFTDSPLNSSQDDPAQTSGPLSQEDESGPFKISKTVDFQLDFQPLSQWPKEQFERCKKFNKKSLMNVTCKYLLLGFWPKKYWPENLFGPHKKSFKKTLRDHIYDYLQWNCQPVKKCSPKKLMKHCKKFHKKPLGSHVLAYLRCKCQPMTKDWPKKLLKWNKKSQRV, via the coding sequence ATGTTTCACAGAATAGAACTGCGGATTATATTTATACTTCTGCTGATAATGCCAACGATTTTAGCAGAgaagcagaagacagcggaggacaGAGAGGCAGATTGTATGGCGAGGATGGAGAAAGATATAGACGCTCTTATAAGTAAAATGAAGCAGAAAAAGGAGGAGCAGTTAAAGAACAATAAAAACAATCCCCCCAAATCTTCTATACAGAAGACACCAGACATCCTAGGCCAGGTCGTGCTGGTCACCTTACTCTGCCATTATCAGATACAAGATCGTTACCTGAACATGTTATTACGTCGATATTACATCTTCCTGCTGCTGCAGAATCTCTTTTACATACTATATGACATCATTGATCCAGACTGGTCCGGGGTGTGGGAGGCCTTAGTGATCAGAGCTCCACCCACACTTACCAATGCGGATGGTTGGTTCCAAAGTTTGGTTGCTTGGCTCCGGTCACCATACTTGCCGTGGGTTCTCCTAATTCTGCTGTTTCTGCTCATCCACTATCACACCATATTCCTACTGTTTTGGCAATGGAGAGCCAACCTCACCCAGCTGATGGAATTCTGGGGGCAGGTAAGACATTTCACCGATTCACCGCTGAACTCCTCACAAGATGACCCTGCACAGACTAGCGGTCCCCTGTCCCAGGAAGATGAAAGCGGACCTTTTAAAATTAGCAAGACTGTCGACTTCCAACTTGATTTCCAGCCACTGAGTCAATGGCCAAAGGAACAGTTTGAGCGCTGCAAGAAGTTCAACAAGAAGTCTCTTATGAATGTCACCTGTAAATACCTCCTGCTTGGTTTCTGGCCAAAAAAGTATTGGCCGGAAAATCTGTTTGGGCCCCACAAGAAATCCTTTAAGAAGACTCTGAGGGATCACATCTATGACTACCTCCAGTGGAATTGCCAGCCAGTGAAGAAGTGCTCACCAAAGAAGCTGATGAAGCACTGCAAAAAATTCCACAAGAAACCTCTTGGGAGTCACGTCCTTGCCTACCTCCGGTGTAAATGCCAGCCAATGACGAAAGACTGGCCAAAGAAGCTGCTCAAGTGGAACAAGAAGTCTCAAAGggtttaa